One genomic segment of Nocardioides cavernaquae includes these proteins:
- a CDS encoding DNA polymerase III subunit gamma and tau — protein sequence MDAPLALYRRYRPETFAEVIGQDHVTDPLRAALANNRVNHAYLFSGPRGCGKTTSARILARALNCEKAPIADPCGECESCRDLARGGPGSIDVIEIDAASHGGVDDARDLREKAFYAPVKSRYKIYIIDEAHMVTTQGFNALLKLVEEPPPHLRFVFATTEPDKVLPTIRSRTHHYPFRLIPPRLLTTYLVQLCDAEGVAIEPAALPLVVRAGGGSARDTLSVLDQLLGGAGPAGVTYDLAAGLLGYTPDSLLDEVVDAFAARDGAGVFGVVDKVIETGQDPRRFTEDLLRRLRDLVIVTAVPDAPATGLLDVAEDAGERLIAQAKRFGAIELSRAADLVASGLTEMRGATAPRLLLELILARVLLPGADDTSDGVLARLDRLERRIAIGGSAPAPAAVAPAAAPAAPRAAVPAAEHSGAPATAPVPPSATPVQAIAEAGTAVASSGIAAAQSGISAARAAARSVANVVPGASRPAEQAPAATSTPVAPVSTSTDGEPASGSPSGPSASGAPLEAAPVDKTRTSGQPVTKSPHTDEARPGTPPSPGEPAPAAPAPAAAAPAQAPAASAFRLGLTDVRKLWPDVVEQVKGMRRLTWMLLSNNAQVVSVDDRTLTLGFDSAGARDSFDKSGSGDLLRKAAIKVVGHEWRIEAIIATAASTGSGVNTPPPAGAPADAATTEPAAPRPVGSGPADWVTEPPAETEPPEPDGPAGGAAVDAGPSGQVRNPAREAFEQSRQPGAAPQARESRFAADADAHRDDPDVESGSLSGAELIQRELGATIIDEIRHD from the coding sequence GTGGATGCACCCCTCGCTCTGTACCGCCGGTACCGACCGGAGACGTTTGCCGAGGTGATCGGCCAGGACCACGTCACCGACCCGCTTCGTGCTGCGCTGGCCAACAACCGGGTCAACCACGCCTATCTCTTCTCCGGTCCGCGCGGCTGCGGCAAGACGACCTCTGCCCGGATCCTGGCGCGGGCGCTGAACTGCGAGAAGGCTCCGATCGCCGATCCGTGCGGCGAGTGCGAGTCCTGCCGCGACCTGGCCCGCGGCGGCCCGGGCTCGATCGACGTGATCGAGATCGACGCGGCCTCGCACGGTGGCGTCGATGACGCGCGCGACCTGCGCGAGAAGGCGTTCTACGCCCCGGTCAAGAGCCGCTACAAGATCTACATCATCGACGAGGCCCACATGGTCACGACGCAGGGCTTCAACGCCCTGCTCAAGCTCGTCGAGGAGCCCCCGCCGCACCTGCGCTTCGTCTTCGCGACGACCGAGCCGGACAAGGTCCTGCCGACCATCCGCTCGCGCACGCACCACTACCCGTTCCGGTTGATCCCGCCGCGGCTGCTGACCACCTACCTCGTTCAGCTCTGCGACGCCGAGGGTGTCGCCATCGAGCCTGCTGCGCTCCCGCTCGTCGTGCGCGCCGGTGGCGGTTCGGCCCGCGACACGCTCTCCGTCCTCGACCAGCTGCTCGGCGGCGCCGGTCCCGCCGGAGTCACCTACGACCTGGCCGCTGGCCTGCTCGGCTACACCCCCGACTCGCTCCTCGACGAGGTCGTCGACGCGTTCGCCGCGCGCGATGGCGCGGGCGTCTTCGGCGTCGTCGACAAGGTGATCGAGACCGGCCAGGACCCGCGACGTTTCACCGAGGACCTGCTCCGCCGACTGCGTGACCTGGTCATCGTCACGGCCGTCCCGGACGCTCCCGCGACGGGCCTTCTCGATGTTGCCGAGGACGCGGGGGAGCGGCTGATCGCCCAGGCCAAGAGGTTCGGTGCGATCGAGCTCTCGCGCGCTGCTGACCTGGTTGCGTCCGGCCTGACCGAGATGCGCGGAGCGACAGCACCCCGGCTGCTCCTCGAGCTGATCCTCGCCCGCGTGCTGCTGCCCGGTGCCGACGACACCTCCGACGGGGTGCTTGCGCGGCTCGACCGGCTCGAGCGCCGGATCGCGATCGGTGGATCAGCGCCCGCGCCCGCTGCCGTCGCGCCCGCCGCCGCTCCCGCTGCTCCCCGTGCGGCCGTGCCGGCAGCCGAGCACTCTGGTGCACCGGCCACCGCGCCAGTGCCTCCGTCGGCGACGCCCGTCCAGGCGATCGCCGAAGCCGGCACCGCTGTCGCGTCCTCCGGGATCGCGGCCGCGCAGTCCGGCATCTCGGCAGCTCGTGCTGCCGCGCGCTCGGTGGCCAATGTCGTCCCGGGTGCCTCCCGTCCCGCTGAGCAGGCGCCCGCGGCGACCTCGACACCGGTTGCGCCCGTGTCGACCTCGACGGATGGTGAGCCTGCATCCGGGTCTCCGTCAGGGCCGTCCGCGTCCGGGGCTCCTCTCGAGGCGGCACCCGTCGACAAGACGCGGACTTCTGGTCAGCCGGTGACGAAGAGTCCACACACTGATGAGGCGCGGCCGGGGACCCCGCCGAGTCCCGGTGAGCCTGCGCCAGCCGCCCCCGCGCCGGCCGCTGCTGCACCCGCGCAGGCGCCCGCTGCGAGCGCCTTCCGCCTCGGCCTCACCGACGTGCGCAAGCTGTGGCCCGACGTGGTCGAGCAGGTCAAGGGCATGCGCCGCCTGACCTGGATGCTGCTCAGCAACAACGCCCAGGTGGTCAGTGTCGACGACCGCACGCTGACGCTCGGCTTCGACAGCGCGGGCGCGCGCGACAGCTTCGACAAGAGCGGCAGCGGCGACCTGCTCCGCAAGGCTGCGATCAAGGTGGTCGGCCACGAGTGGCGCATCGAGGCGATCATCGCCACGGCAGCGTCGACCGGCTCGGGCGTCAACACCCCGCCGCCCGCGGGTGCGCCCGCCGACGCCGCGACCACGGAGCCCGCCGCGCCCCGTCCTGTCGGCAGCGGACCGGCAGACTGGGTGACGGAGCCGCCCGCTGAGACGGAGCCGCCGGAGCCCGACGGCCCGGCAGGGGGAGCCGCGGTCGACGCCGGCCCGTCAGGACAGGTCCGCAACCCGGCGCGCGAGGCTTTCGAGCAGTCCCGCCAGCCCGGTGCGGCTCCGC